From the genome of Metallibacterium scheffleri:
ATGCCGGCCAGCTCGCTGGGGCGGATGAAACGCGCGTAGTGGTGCGTGCCACGCGGCAGCAGGCGCAGCAGGTATTCGGCCCCGACGATGGCGCCAGCGAACGCTTGCGGCGTGCGATTGAGCGTGGACAGCACCAGTTTGCCGCCGGGCTTGAGCAGGTCGGCCAGCGCCTGCACCAGCGCGGCGGGATCGGGCACGTGTTCGAGCAACTCCAGGCAGCACACGGCGTCGCGGCTGGCCGGCTCGCCGTGCGCCAGCGCCTCGGCGGATTGCACGCGGTAATCCACCACCAGGCCGGACTCGTACAAGTGCAGCCTGGCGACTTCGATCAGCTCGGGGCTCAAATCGATGCCAAGCACCTGCGCGCCACGCGCGGCCAGCGCCTCGGACAGCAGACCGCCACCGCAACCGATATCGGCGACGCGCGCGCCCGGCAACGGCACCCGCGCGGCGATCCACGCAATGCGCACCGGATTGAGATCGTGCAAGGGCCGCGCCTCGCCATTCGCATCCCACCAGCGCGCGGCATGACTGGCGAACCGGCTCAGTTCGGCGGGATCGGCGTTGGGCGTGGCTGAGTTCATGGCGTGGCCTGCGATGTCAGATGGCGGCGATGCGCTGGCGCCAGTGGCGCGCGCGCTGTAGCAGCGCGCCGTGATCGAGGGTGGTCAGCACACCCTCGCGCAGCAGGGCGCGGCCGTCGATCCACACATCACTGACTTGGCTGCGCGGCGTGGCGTAGACCAGCTGCGAGACCACGTGATACAGCGGCTGGGTTTCCAGCGCGTCCATGCGCACGGCAATCAGATCGGCGCGCTTGCCGGGCTCGATCGAACCGGTGCGTGCATCCAGCCCCAGTGCGCGCGCGCCACCCAAAGTCGCGGCATGCAGTGTGCTGGCCGCGTCCATGGCGCTGGCATCCTGCGCCACGCCCTTGGCCAGCAGCGCCGCCGTGCGCATCTCGCCGAACATGTCGAGGTCATTGTTGCTGGCACAGCCGTCGGTGCCGATGGCCAGGTTCACGCCAGCGCGGCGCAATGCCTCGGCCGGGCAGAATCCGGAGGCCAGCTTGAGGTTGGACTCGGGGCAATGCACCACCGACACGCCGGCCTGCGCGCATTGCGCGATCTCGGGCTCGGTGAGCTGCGTCATGTGCACCGCGATCAGGCGATCGTTGAGCAATCCCATGCGCTGCAGGCGCGCCAGCGGACGCTGGCCGTGCTCGCGCAGCGAGTCGCTGATTTCCTGGGCGGTTTCGTGCAGGTGCAAATGCACCGGCAGGTCGAGCTGGTCGGCGAGCAGGCGCACGCGCGCGAAGCTGGTATCGGCGACGGTATACGGTGCGTGTGGCGCGAACGCGGCGCTGATCAGCGTGTCGCCGCGCAGCGCATCGGCCAGCTCGCAGGCACGCGCGAAATACTCATCCGGATCGCGCGCCCATGCGCTGGGAAACTCGATGATCGGCAGCCCGACCACCGCGCGAAAACCATGCGCGCGATACGTGGCCGCGGACACATCCGGGAAAAAATAGTTTTCGTTGGCGCAGGTGGTGCCACCACGCAGCATCTCGGCGATGGCCAGCTCGGTGCCGTCGCGCACGAACTCCGCTCCCAGCACGCGCGCCTCCACCGGCCAGATGTGTTCGCGCAGCCAGGTCATCAGCGGCAGATCGTCGGCGAGACCGCGCAGCAGCGTCATCGGGTTGTGCGTATGCGCGTTGACCAGGCCCGGCAGCAGCACATGCTCGCCCAGCTCGACGTGCTCGGCAGCGCGGTAGCGCGTCTGCGCCTCGGCCTGCGGCACCAGCGCGACGATCTCACCCCGATGCACGGCCACGGCGTGATGCTCGAGCACCACGCCACGCGGTGCCACCGGCACCACCCAGCGCGCGCTGAGCAGCAGGTCGATGGCCTGGAGCG
Proteins encoded in this window:
- a CDS encoding TRZ/ATZ family hydrolase — translated: MSDAALQAIDLLLSARWVVPVAPRGVVLEHHAVAVHRGEIVALVPQAEAQTRYRAAEHVELGEHVLLPGLVNAHTHNPMTLLRGLADDLPLMTWLREHIWPVEARVLGAEFVRDGTELAIAEMLRGGTTCANENYFFPDVSAATYRAHGFRAVVGLPIIEFPSAWARDPDEYFARACELADALRGDTLISAAFAPHAPYTVADTSFARVRLLADQLDLPVHLHLHETAQEISDSLREHGQRPLARLQRMGLLNDRLIAVHMTQLTEPEIAQCAQAGVSVVHCPESNLKLASGFCPAEALRRAGVNLAIGTDGCASNNDLDMFGEMRTAALLAKGVAQDASAMDAASTLHAATLGGARALGLDARTGSIEPGKRADLIAVRMDALETQPLYHVVSQLVYATPRSQVSDVWIDGRALLREGVLTTLDHGALLQRARHWRQRIAAI
- the ubiG gene encoding bifunctional 2-polyprenyl-6-hydroxyphenol methylase/3-demethylubiquinol 3-O-methyltransferase UbiG; translation: MNSATPNADPAELSRFASHAARWWDANGEARPLHDLNPVRIAWIAARVPLPGARVADIGCGGGLLSEALAARGAQVLGIDLSPELIEVARLHLYESGLVVDYRVQSAEALAHGEPASRDAVCCLELLEHVPDPAALVQALADLLKPGGKLVLSTLNRTPQAFAGAIVGAEYLLRLLPRGTHHYARFIRPSELAGMLRAAGLELLELAGLGYAPFMRRAWVSSRVDVNYIALARKPE